A region from the Nocardioides coralli genome encodes:
- a CDS encoding aminoglycoside phosphotransferase family protein: MADIPPALQERRLLGEDWISWLDRLPRLRDELVEEWELTVDGPPMHGFCSLVVPVRDPRGVPAALKVSFDGDDESLHEGLALQHWAGNGTVGLLRADPRHRALLLERLHPQDLTESWDLEACEIVAGFYERLHRPALPQLRPLTAYVDRWLDDLEALGREIPVPRRMVEQAIHLGRGLTTDDASTGVMIHGDLHYENVLAGDREPWLVIDPKPMSGDAHWEPAPMLWNRWEELAGDLRDGIRRRFHTLVDAGGLDEHRARDWVIVRMVIDASWTVHDARRADRAMTNPERDRITQCVALVKAVQD, from the coding sequence GTGGCGGACATCCCGCCTGCGCTGCAGGAGCGGCGGCTGCTCGGGGAGGACTGGATCTCCTGGCTCGATCGCTTGCCGAGGCTGCGCGACGAGCTGGTGGAGGAGTGGGAGCTCACCGTCGACGGACCCCCGATGCACGGGTTCTGCTCGCTGGTCGTCCCGGTTCGTGACCCCCGCGGGGTGCCGGCTGCGTTGAAGGTGAGCTTCGACGGCGACGACGAGAGCCTGCACGAGGGGTTGGCCCTCCAGCACTGGGCCGGCAACGGCACCGTCGGGCTGCTGCGCGCCGATCCCCGGCACCGGGCCCTGCTCCTGGAGCGGCTGCACCCCCAGGACCTCACGGAGAGCTGGGACCTCGAGGCGTGCGAGATCGTCGCCGGGTTCTACGAGCGGCTCCACCGACCCGCGCTGCCACAGCTGCGGCCGCTCACGGCGTACGTCGACCGGTGGCTCGACGACCTGGAGGCCCTCGGCCGTGAGATCCCCGTCCCGCGGCGGATGGTGGAGCAGGCGATCCACCTCGGTCGGGGACTGACGACGGATGACGCGAGCACCGGCGTGATGATCCACGGCGACCTGCACTACGAGAACGTGCTGGCCGGCGACCGGGAACCGTGGCTGGTCATCGACCCCAAGCCGATGAGCGGGGATGCCCACTGGGAGCCCGCGCCGATGCTGTGGAACCGGTGGGAGGAGCTGGCGGGCGACCTGCGCGACGGGATCAGGCGCCGATTCCACACCCTCGTCGACGCGGGCGGCCTGGACGAGCACCGGGCCCGGGACTGGGTCATCGTGCGCATGGTGATCGATGCCTCGTGGACGGTCCACGACGCCCGGCGTGCGGATCGCGCCATGACGAACCCGGAACGGGACCGGATCACGCAGTGCGTCGCGCTGGTGAAGGCCGTCCAGGACTGA
- a CDS encoding 13E12 repeat family protein yields the protein MAITAPEQPGTLPDDAAGVLAAARAETAAADRAEARKLQLAVQWAIIHPAESVEDAETYTFRSGLEGVIPIAGPGAPLVAEFSVAEYAAALGLSTEAGKHYLGQAVELRYRLPRLWARVVAGDLPAWKARRVADATIGADLTPEAATFVDQHVAPVAHKIRPTALDRLVEEAIGRFMPDQAEQRRRDGLDRRHFTVDRNHVSFDGTAYVTGELDLADAISLDDAVRGLATQLADLGSEATLDQRRALAVGELARRQLTLDLTPPEAGGSRSEVEVRAQRATKPPAPTRTPVRKTVLYLHLSTDALTGTGGGIGRCETTRAPVTATQIRDWCGHPDTHLVVQPVIDLNQHVHVDQYEIPHRITERVTLRDLTCVFPHCTRPARRLHPDHHGCDHDHTTPYRDHPETSTTGIAPLCRRHHRHKTHGHWHYETPEPGTYRWTSPHGHHYLRDHTGTTAIDPTGDARPEPDPPHRD from the coding sequence ATGGCGATCACCGCACCCGAGCAGCCCGGCACCCTGCCGGATGACGCTGCGGGGGTGCTGGCGGCGGCGCGGGCCGAGACCGCCGCCGCGGACCGCGCCGAGGCCCGCAAGCTCCAGCTCGCGGTGCAGTGGGCGATCATCCACCCCGCCGAGAGCGTGGAGGACGCCGAGACCTACACCTTCCGCTCCGGCCTGGAAGGCGTGATCCCGATCGCCGGCCCCGGCGCCCCCCTGGTGGCAGAGTTCAGCGTCGCCGAGTACGCCGCCGCCCTCGGCCTCTCCACCGAGGCCGGCAAGCACTACCTCGGCCAGGCCGTCGAGCTCCGCTACCGACTCCCCCGCCTGTGGGCACGGGTGGTGGCCGGGGACCTGCCGGCCTGGAAGGCCCGCCGGGTCGCCGACGCCACCATCGGCGCCGACCTCACCCCCGAAGCCGCCACGTTCGTCGACCAACACGTCGCCCCGGTGGCCCACAAGATCCGCCCCACGGCCCTGGACCGGCTGGTCGAGGAGGCCATCGGCCGGTTCATGCCCGACCAGGCCGAACAACGCCGCCGCGACGGCCTCGACCGGCGGCACTTCACCGTCGACCGCAACCACGTCTCCTTCGACGGCACCGCCTACGTCACCGGCGAGCTCGACCTGGCCGACGCGATCAGCCTCGACGACGCCGTGCGTGGGCTGGCCACCCAGCTGGCCGACCTCGGCTCCGAGGCGACCCTGGACCAGCGCCGCGCCCTCGCGGTCGGCGAGCTCGCCCGCCGCCAGCTCACCCTCGACCTCACCCCGCCGGAGGCTGGGGGCTCGAGGTCGGAGGTTGAGGTGCGAGCGCAGCGAGCCACGAAACCCCCGGCCCCCACCCGCACACCGGTCCGGAAGACCGTGCTCTACCTCCACCTCAGCACCGACGCCCTCACCGGCACCGGGGGCGGGATCGGGCGGTGTGAGACCACCCGCGCCCCGGTCACCGCCACCCAGATCCGCGACTGGTGCGGCCACCCCGACACCCACCTGGTGGTCCAGCCCGTCATCGACCTCAACCAGCACGTCCACGTCGACCAGTACGAGATCCCCCACCGCATCACCGAGCGCGTGACCCTGCGCGACCTCACCTGCGTCTTCCCCCACTGCACCCGGCCCGCCCGCCGCCTCCACCCCGACCACCACGGCTGCGACCACGACCACACCACTCCCTATCGCGACCACCCGGAGACCTCCACGACCGGCATCGCCCCGCTGTGCCGACGCCACCACCGCCACAAGACCCACGGCCACTGGCACTACGAAACCCCCGAACCCGGCACCTACCGGTGGACCTCACCCCACGGCCACCACTACCTCCGCGACCACACCGGCACCACCGCCATCGACCCCACCGGCGACGCCCGGCCCGAGCCCGACCCACCCCACCGAGATTGA
- a CDS encoding MOSC domain-containing protein, protein MEFVVRSVNVGQPRQWAWAKIGRTSIEKHTVPGPVEVHRLGLAGDQVSDTRHHGGVDQAVYAFAREDLDLWGLELDTHLRDGLFGENLTTSGYDVNGAEVGERWRVGSALLEVASVRIPCNDFKGWLGECGLDSAGWVKRFAATGRPGPYLRVLEDGEVSSGDRAEVVARPGHGVTVSLMFRALTTEPALLPRLLEVPDLVTEARLRAERYVAG, encoded by the coding sequence GTGGAGTTCGTGGTGCGGTCGGTGAACGTCGGTCAGCCGCGCCAGTGGGCGTGGGCGAAGATCGGACGGACCTCGATCGAGAAGCACACGGTTCCCGGCCCCGTGGAGGTGCACCGCCTCGGCCTCGCCGGTGACCAGGTGTCCGACACCCGGCACCACGGCGGCGTCGACCAGGCGGTCTACGCCTTCGCGCGCGAGGACCTCGACCTGTGGGGCCTCGAGCTCGACACCCACCTGCGTGACGGGTTGTTCGGCGAGAACCTCACGACCAGCGGGTACGACGTCAACGGCGCGGAGGTCGGCGAGCGGTGGCGGGTGGGCAGCGCGCTGCTCGAGGTCGCCTCGGTCCGGATCCCCTGCAACGACTTCAAGGGCTGGCTCGGCGAGTGCGGCCTCGACAGCGCCGGCTGGGTCAAGCGCTTCGCCGCGACGGGAAGGCCTGGTCCCTACCTCCGCGTCCTGGAGGACGGCGAGGTCTCCAGCGGTGACCGGGCCGAGGTCGTCGCGCGACCCGGTCACGGCGTCACGGTGTCGCTGATGTTCCGGGCCCTCACCACGGAGCCCGCCCTCCTGCCGCGGCTGCTCGAGGTGCCCGACCTCGTGACCGAGGCGCGACTCAGGGCAGAGCGCTACGTCGCGGGGTGA
- a CDS encoding AMP-dependent synthetase/ligase → MPLTHDTSFLETMPANVAIQFHDRVEQSADLEAFRYPVGESWESVTWRQAGEKVSALAAGLLSLGLENEQRVGIASGTRYEWILADLAIMCAGGATTTVYPTTNSEDTSYILGDAECRVVFAEDDTQVAKIKEHRNELPHVSKVVTFEGTTDGDWIISMDDLAELGSAYLAEHPDVIKEKAASIAPDQLATLIYTSGTTGRPKGVRLQHKSWVYEGEAIKAQNILHEDDLQFLWLPMAHSFGKVLLSTQMACGFATAIDGRVEKIVDNLGVVKPTFMGAAPRIFEKAHGRIVTMTAAEGGAKEKIFKQAFKVGLEVDRLKREGKSIPLPLKLQHGLFDKLVFSKVRDRFGGRVRFFISGAAALNRDIAEWFHAAGILILEGYGLTETSAGSFVNHPEDYRFGTVGPAVPGTQVKLGDNDEIMVKGPGVMDGYHNRPEETAATLTDDGWLRTGDKGSLDSDGYLTITGRIKELFKTSGGKYVAPPAIESKFKAICPYASQFMVFGDERQFCVALITLDPDAIAGWAEENGVSGDYAAIVKSDQCREMVAGYVEELNSRLNRWETIKKWELLDHDLTVESGELTPSMKVKRNVVQDNHKELIDSFYA, encoded by the coding sequence GTGCCCCTTACCCACGACACCAGCTTCCTCGAGACGATGCCGGCGAACGTCGCGATCCAGTTCCACGACCGGGTCGAGCAGTCCGCGGACCTGGAGGCGTTCCGCTACCCCGTGGGCGAGTCCTGGGAGTCGGTGACCTGGCGGCAGGCCGGCGAGAAGGTCTCCGCGCTGGCGGCCGGACTGCTGTCGCTCGGCCTGGAGAACGAGCAGCGGGTCGGGATCGCCTCGGGCACGCGCTACGAGTGGATCCTCGCTGACCTCGCCATCATGTGCGCGGGCGGCGCCACCACGACGGTCTACCCGACCACCAACAGCGAGGACACCTCCTACATCCTCGGGGACGCGGAGTGCCGGGTGGTCTTCGCCGAGGACGACACCCAGGTCGCCAAGATCAAGGAGCACCGCAACGAGCTGCCCCACGTGTCGAAGGTCGTGACCTTCGAGGGCACCACCGACGGCGACTGGATCATCTCGATGGACGACCTGGCCGAGCTCGGATCGGCCTACCTCGCCGAGCACCCCGACGTGATCAAGGAGAAGGCCGCGTCGATCGCGCCGGACCAGCTCGCGACCCTCATCTACACCTCGGGGACCACCGGCCGCCCGAAGGGTGTCCGGCTCCAGCACAAGTCCTGGGTCTACGAGGGCGAGGCGATCAAGGCGCAGAACATCCTGCACGAGGACGACCTGCAGTTCCTGTGGCTGCCGATGGCGCACTCGTTCGGCAAGGTGCTGCTGTCGACCCAGATGGCGTGCGGCTTCGCGACCGCGATCGACGGTCGCGTGGAGAAGATCGTCGACAACCTCGGGGTGGTGAAGCCGACGTTCATGGGTGCGGCCCCCCGGATCTTCGAGAAGGCGCACGGACGGATCGTCACCATGACCGCCGCCGAGGGTGGGGCCAAGGAGAAGATCTTCAAGCAGGCGTTCAAGGTGGGGCTCGAGGTCGATCGCCTCAAGCGCGAGGGCAAGTCGATCCCGCTGCCGCTCAAGCTGCAGCACGGCCTGTTCGACAAGCTGGTCTTCAGCAAGGTGCGCGACCGCTTCGGCGGCCGGGTCCGCTTCTTCATCTCCGGCGCCGCGGCCCTCAACCGCGACATCGCGGAGTGGTTCCACGCCGCGGGGATCCTGATCCTGGAGGGCTACGGGCTCACCGAGACCTCCGCCGGCTCCTTCGTCAACCACCCCGAGGACTACCGCTTCGGCACCGTCGGCCCCGCCGTCCCCGGTACCCAGGTCAAGCTCGGCGACAACGACGAGATCATGGTCAAGGGCCCGGGCGTCATGGACGGCTACCACAACCGGCCCGAGGAGACGGCGGCGACGCTGACCGACGACGGGTGGCTGCGTACCGGCGACAAGGGCTCGCTCGACAGCGACGGCTACCTGACGATCACCGGCCGGATCAAGGAGCTGTTCAAGACCTCCGGCGGCAAGTACGTCGCGCCCCCGGCGATCGAGTCGAAGTTCAAGGCGATCTGTCCCTACGCCAGCCAGTTCATGGTCTTCGGTGACGAGCGGCAGTTCTGCGTCGCGCTGATCACGCTCGACCCGGACGCGATCGCCGGGTGGGCCGAGGAGAACGGTGTCAGCGGCGACTACGCGGCGATCGTGAAGTCCGACCAGTGCCGCGAGATGGTCGCGGGCTACGTCGAGGAGCTCAACAGCCGCCTCAACCGCTGGGAGACCATCAAGAAGTGGGAGCTGCTCGACCACGACCTGACGGTCGAGTCGGGCGAGCTGACGCCGTCGATGAAGGTCAAGCGCAACGTCGTGCAGGACAACCACAAGGAGCTCATCGACTCCTTCTACGCCTGA
- the hemW gene encoding radical SAM family heme chaperone HemW has translation MPSALPTGEPAPADGRLPDSALDELGQRPFGIYVHVPFCTVRCGYCDFNTYTAEELGSGVNRGSYAEWAIAEVRQARRVLGDTDLPVSTVFLGGGTPTLLPPADLGAVLAAIGAEFGFADGVEATTEANPDSVTAWDLAQLREVGLTRISFGMQSAVPHVLATLDRTHDPLRVPAAVRWAREAGFDQVSLDLIYGTPGESLADWSSSLDEALACEPDHVSAYALIVEEGTALARRIRRGELPMTDDDDLADKYLVADERLTAAGLGWYEVSNWARDAVARCRHNELYWTGADWWGIGPGAHSHVGGVRWWNVKHPAAYADRLAAGASPAHARELLDGETRRVERVLLETRLRAGLDVALLDDGGRAAVPGLTSRGLVVADADRLVLTTTGRLLADAVVRDLLP, from the coding sequence GTGCCCTCGGCCCTGCCCACGGGGGAGCCCGCCCCGGCCGACGGACGGCTCCCCGACAGCGCGCTCGACGAGCTCGGTCAGCGCCCGTTCGGGATCTACGTGCACGTCCCCTTCTGCACCGTGCGGTGCGGCTACTGCGACTTCAACACCTACACCGCCGAGGAGCTCGGCTCGGGCGTCAACCGCGGGTCGTACGCCGAGTGGGCGATCGCCGAGGTCCGCCAGGCCAGGCGGGTGCTCGGTGACACCGACCTGCCGGTGTCGACGGTCTTCCTCGGCGGTGGCACCCCGACGCTGCTGCCGCCCGCCGACCTCGGAGCGGTCCTGGCCGCGATCGGCGCCGAGTTCGGCTTCGCCGACGGCGTCGAGGCGACGACCGAGGCCAATCCGGACTCCGTGACCGCCTGGGACCTCGCGCAGCTGCGCGAGGTGGGACTGACCCGGATCTCCTTCGGCATGCAGTCCGCCGTGCCGCACGTGCTGGCGACGCTCGACCGCACGCACGACCCGCTCCGGGTGCCGGCCGCCGTGCGGTGGGCCCGAGAGGCGGGCTTCGACCAGGTCAGCCTCGACCTCATCTACGGCACGCCGGGGGAGTCCCTCGCCGACTGGAGCAGCTCGCTCGACGAGGCCCTGGCCTGCGAGCCCGACCACGTGTCGGCGTACGCCCTCATCGTGGAGGAGGGCACCGCCCTGGCCCGGCGGATCCGGCGCGGCGAGCTGCCGATGACCGACGACGACGACCTCGCCGACAAGTACCTGGTCGCCGACGAGCGGCTCACGGCAGCCGGTCTCGGGTGGTACGAGGTGTCCAACTGGGCGAGGGACGCGGTCGCCCGCTGCCGCCACAACGAGCTCTACTGGACCGGCGCCGACTGGTGGGGGATCGGCCCGGGGGCCCACTCCCACGTCGGTGGAGTGCGGTGGTGGAACGTCAAGCATCCCGCGGCGTACGCCGACCGGCTGGCCGCCGGAGCCAGCCCCGCACACGCCCGCGAGCTCCTGGACGGCGAGACCCGGCGCGTGGAGCGGGTGCTGCTGGAGACCCGGTTGCGAGCGGGACTGGACGTCGCCTTGCTCGACGACGGCGGGCGTGCTGCGGTCCCCGGGCTGACCTCACGGGGGCTGGTGGTCGCCGACGCCGACCGGCTGGTGCTGACGACGACCGGCCGGCTGCTGGCCGACGCGGTGGTGCGCGACCTGCTGCCCTGA
- a CDS encoding DUF4870 domain-containing protein, whose translation MSDPHGQPPYGDPAHGPGDAVTQEAKNWALVSHIGTLVSAYIALGFLAPLLVMLIKGESPFVRRHAVESLNFQISVLIYAIAGTIVSVLLVVLTFGILAFVIVPIAVVLALVVLGLIILATVRAANGEDYRYPLTLRLVK comes from the coding sequence ATGAGCGATCCCCACGGGCAGCCGCCGTACGGCGACCCGGCCCACGGCCCCGGCGACGCCGTCACCCAGGAGGCGAAGAACTGGGCCCTGGTGTCCCACATCGGCACCCTCGTCTCGGCCTACATCGCCTTGGGCTTCCTCGCCCCGCTGCTGGTGATGCTCATCAAGGGCGAGTCCCCCTTCGTGCGCCGGCACGCGGTCGAGTCGCTCAACTTCCAGATCTCCGTGCTCATCTACGCCATCGCCGGGACGATCGTCTCCGTGCTCCTCGTGGTGCTCACCTTCGGGATCCTGGCGTTCGTGATCGTGCCGATCGCCGTGGTCCTGGCGCTGGTCGTCCTCGGGCTCATCATCCTGGCGACGGTCCGGGCCGCCAACGGCGAGGACTACCGCTACCCGCTGACGCTGCGCCTGGTGAAGTAG
- a CDS encoding DUF3097 domain-containing protein, whose translation MTSPRDRYGTDVLATDWRAPARGRAVEAPAEKGEVVEEVTTDFCGEIVAVDRDLHTVTLEDRRGSRRTFPLGAGFLLEGRPVILTAPARNPAPARPTRTASGSVAVHGAQARVARQSRIYVEGRHDAELVEKVWGDDLRLEGVVVEYLGGVDDLAAHLRDFRPGPGRRVGVLVDHLVTGSKEKRIADAIARSDIGPHVLITGHPFIDIWQAVKPERLGIGAWPAVPKREDWKRGTCQRLGWPHRDQADIARAWRHVLGGVRGFQDLEPALLGRVEELIDFVTLEP comes from the coding sequence GTGACCTCCCCGCGCGACCGCTACGGCACCGACGTCCTCGCCACCGACTGGCGCGCTCCCGCCCGCGGTCGCGCCGTCGAGGCACCGGCGGAGAAGGGCGAGGTGGTCGAGGAGGTCACCACCGACTTCTGCGGCGAGATCGTCGCCGTTGACCGCGACCTGCACACCGTCACCCTCGAGGACCGGCGCGGCTCGCGGCGTACCTTCCCCCTGGGAGCGGGGTTCCTGCTCGAGGGGCGACCCGTCATCCTCACCGCGCCCGCCCGCAACCCGGCACCGGCACGGCCGACCCGGACCGCCTCCGGCTCGGTCGCCGTCCACGGGGCCCAGGCGCGGGTGGCCAGGCAGAGCCGGATCTACGTCGAGGGCCGCCACGACGCCGAGCTCGTCGAGAAGGTGTGGGGTGACGACCTCCGACTGGAGGGCGTCGTCGTCGAGTACCTCGGGGGCGTCGACGATCTGGCCGCGCACCTGCGCGACTTCCGCCCCGGCCCGGGACGTCGGGTCGGCGTCCTCGTCGACCACCTCGTCACCGGGTCGAAGGAGAAGCGGATCGCCGATGCGATCGCGCGGTCCGACATCGGGCCGCACGTGCTCATCACGGGTCACCCGTTCATCGACATCTGGCAGGCGGTGAAGCCGGAGCGGCTGGGCATCGGCGCCTGGCCGGCGGTGCCGAAACGCGAGGACTGGAAGCGCGGTACCTGCCAGCGGCTGGGGTGGCCCCACCGGGACCAGGCCGACATCGCCCGGGCCTGGCGCCACGTCCTGGGCGGGGTGCGCGGCTTCCAGGACCTCGAGCCGGCGCTCCTCGGACGCGTCGAGGAGCTCATCGACTTCGTTACGCTGGAACCATGA
- a CDS encoding MBL fold metallo-hydrolase: MADFDEVADRVWVARHEWFDLNVTVVGGDRGLLVVDTHGSAAAAGEVAADVRRLAAGSVIGIVNTHWHHDHTFGNGRLRQEFGAVPVTAHEEAAAELAAGAEGVRRRYAESDDPHRDEVLATEVVLPDDTFSSVRVIDLGDRVVELLHPGRGHTAGDLVVQVPDADVLLAGDLVEESAPPSLGPDSFPMDWPLTLDLVIGLLKPTSVVVPGHGALVDRAFVERQHDELGVVAETIRDLAGRGVPLADALTEATWPWDPSLLEHAVARGYEQLPRSQKRLPLV; the protein is encoded by the coding sequence GTGGCTGACTTCGACGAGGTCGCGGACCGGGTGTGGGTCGCGCGGCACGAGTGGTTCGACCTCAACGTGACCGTCGTGGGGGGTGACCGGGGGCTGCTGGTCGTCGACACCCACGGGTCCGCCGCCGCGGCGGGTGAGGTCGCCGCCGACGTACGCCGCCTGGCCGCCGGGTCCGTGATCGGGATCGTCAACACGCACTGGCACCACGACCACACCTTCGGCAACGGACGGCTGCGCCAGGAGTTCGGCGCGGTGCCGGTCACCGCGCACGAGGAGGCAGCCGCCGAGCTCGCCGCGGGCGCCGAGGGGGTCCGGCGGCGCTATGCCGAGTCCGACGACCCGCACCGCGACGAGGTGCTCGCGACGGAGGTCGTGCTGCCCGACGACACCTTCTCCTCCGTCCGGGTCATCGACCTCGGCGACCGGGTCGTGGAGCTGCTCCATCCCGGACGCGGACACACGGCGGGCGACCTGGTGGTGCAGGTCCCCGACGCCGACGTGCTCCTCGCGGGTGACCTCGTCGAGGAGTCGGCGCCGCCGTCCCTGGGTCCGGACTCCTTCCCGATGGACTGGCCGCTGACCCTCGACCTGGTGATCGGACTCCTGAAGCCCACCAGCGTCGTGGTGCCGGGTCACGGCGCCCTCGTCGACCGCGCCTTCGTCGAGCGCCAGCACGACGAGCTGGGCGTCGTGGCCGAGACCATCCGCGACCTCGCCGGACGCGGCGTCCCGCTCGCCGACGCACTGACCGAGGCCACGTGGCCGTGGGATCCGTCGCTGCTCGAGCACGCCGTGGCGCGCGGCTACGAACAGCTGCCACGCAGCCAGAAACGGCTGCCGCTGGTCTGA
- the hrcA gene encoding heat-inducible transcriptional repressor HrcA, whose protein sequence is MQDDRRLAVLRAIVEDYVATEEPVGSKALVERHRLGVSPATVRNDMAALEEEGYITQPHTSAGRVPTDKGYRLFVDRLTAIKPMTPAERRAIATILDGAVDLDDVVNRSVRLLAQLTRQVAVVQYPTLSRSTVRHVELVALAPTRVLAVLILSTGRVEQRIVEVSAPLTDDSLADLRNAVNRAAAGAVIAEAVTSLGQLAVEQPTTASLAEALAEAMTDHRSDERIVVGGAANLARFGTSFESDVRPLLEALEEHVVLLKLLGEVTGDTVTVRIGHEGPYQELSTTSVVATGYGPGDEALATLGIVGPTRMDYPGTMAAVRAVARYVSRILDEA, encoded by the coding sequence GTGCAGGACGATCGTCGTCTCGCCGTCCTCCGCGCGATCGTCGAGGACTACGTGGCCACCGAGGAGCCAGTCGGCTCGAAGGCACTGGTGGAGCGCCACCGGCTCGGTGTCTCCCCGGCGACGGTCCGCAACGACATGGCCGCGCTCGAGGAGGAGGGCTACATCACGCAGCCCCACACCAGCGCCGGCCGGGTGCCGACCGACAAGGGCTACCGGCTCTTCGTCGACCGGCTCACCGCGATCAAGCCGATGACCCCGGCCGAGCGCCGCGCGATCGCCACCATCCTCGACGGCGCGGTCGACCTCGACGACGTCGTCAACCGCTCGGTGCGGCTGCTCGCGCAGCTCACCCGGCAGGTCGCCGTCGTCCAGTACCCCACCCTGAGCCGCAGCACGGTCCGCCACGTCGAGCTCGTGGCCCTGGCCCCCACGCGGGTCCTGGCCGTGCTCATCCTCAGCACCGGGCGGGTCGAGCAGCGCATCGTCGAGGTGAGCGCCCCGCTCACCGACGACTCGCTCGCCGACCTGCGCAACGCCGTCAACCGGGCGGCCGCCGGCGCCGTGATCGCCGAGGCCGTCACCTCCCTCGGCCAGCTCGCGGTCGAGCAGCCGACGACCGCGTCCCTGGCCGAGGCGCTCGCCGAGGCCATGACCGACCACCGCTCCGACGAGCGGATCGTCGTCGGCGGCGCCGCCAACCTGGCCCGCTTCGGGACCAGCTTCGAGTCCGACGTCCGCCCGCTCCTCGAGGCGCTCGAGGAGCACGTCGTCCTGCTCAAGCTGCTCGGCGAGGTCACCGGCGACACCGTGACCGTCCGGATCGGTCACGAGGGCCCCTACCAGGAGCTGTCGACGACGTCGGTCGTCGCCACCGGCTACGGGCCCGGCGACGAGGCGCTCGCGACCCTCGGGATCGTGGGCCCCACCCGCATGGACTACCCCGGCACGATGGCCGCGGTCCGGGCCGTGGCCCGCTACGTGTCCCGGATCCTCGACGAGGCCTGA
- the dnaJ gene encoding molecular chaperone DnaJ, protein MSQDPYDLLGVDRDADGDAIKKAYRKLARQYHPDVNPDPASQERFKEISRAYEVLSDPQKRAAYDRGGDPFGGVGGFGQGAGFSFTDIMDAFFGGGAGPTQGRGPRSRVRRGQDALIRIEVDLAEAAFGVTRELKVDTAVVCGTCHGEGAAPGSKPVTCETCRGAGEVAHVQRSFLGEVRTLRPCAACRGFGTVIPDPCRECSGDGRVRSRRTLTVKIPAGVDTGTRVQLTEQGEVGPGGGPPGDLYVEIGVAPHETFTRQGDDLHCTVTVPMTAAALGTTLTLPTLEADLVADPDDTEVETEFELEVRAGTQSGSEQVLRGRGVPGLRGGRGDLVVHLVVETPTRLDPRQEELLRELAAIRGEEQPSGQVRPSQKSVFGRLRDAFNTH, encoded by the coding sequence TTGAGCCAGGACCCCTACGACCTCCTGGGTGTCGACCGCGACGCCGACGGCGACGCCATCAAGAAGGCCTACCGCAAGCTCGCGCGCCAGTACCACCCCGACGTCAATCCCGACCCGGCGTCGCAGGAGCGCTTCAAGGAGATCTCGCGCGCCTACGAGGTGTTGTCGGACCCGCAGAAGCGGGCGGCGTACGACCGGGGCGGCGACCCCTTCGGCGGGGTCGGCGGCTTCGGCCAGGGCGCGGGCTTCTCCTTCACCGACATCATGGACGCCTTCTTCGGCGGCGGTGCGGGCCCGACCCAGGGTCGCGGGCCCCGGTCGCGGGTGCGTCGTGGGCAGGACGCGCTGATCCGGATCGAGGTCGACCTCGCGGAGGCGGCCTTCGGCGTGACCCGCGAGCTCAAGGTCGACACGGCCGTCGTCTGCGGCACCTGCCACGGCGAGGGGGCCGCTCCGGGCAGCAAGCCCGTGACCTGTGAGACGTGCCGGGGTGCCGGCGAGGTCGCCCACGTGCAGCGGTCCTTCCTCGGTGAGGTCCGCACGCTGCGGCCCTGCGCGGCCTGCCGCGGCTTCGGCACGGTCATCCCCGACCCCTGCCGGGAGTGCTCCGGCGACGGCCGGGTGCGCTCACGTCGCACCCTCACCGTCAAGATCCCCGCCGGGGTGGACACCGGCACCCGGGTGCAGCTCACCGAGCAGGGCGAGGTCGGCCCGGGCGGAGGCCCGCCCGGCGACCTCTACGTCGAAATCGGGGTGGCCCCGCACGAGACCTTCACCCGGCAGGGCGACGACCTGCACTGCACCGTCACGGTGCCGATGACCGCGGCTGCGCTCGGGACCACCCTGACGCTGCCGACGCTCGAGGCCGACCTGGTCGCCGACCCCGACGACACCGAGGTCGAGACGGAGTTCGAGCTCGAGGTGCGGGCCGGCACCCAGTCCGGCTCCGAGCAGGTGCTGCGCGGCCGCGGCGTCCCCGGGCTGCGCGGGGGGCGGGGCGACCTGGTGGTCCACCTGGTCGTGGAGACCCCGACCCGGCTCGACCCGCGCCAGGAGGAGCTGCTGCGCGAGCTGGCAGCGATCCGCGGCGAGGAGCAGCCGAGCGGGCAGGTGCGGCCCTCGCAGAAGTCGGTCTTCGGCCGGCTGCGCGACGCCTTCAACACCCACTGA